AAAAACATCAGTTTCGATAACGCTAAAAACTATTTTGCCATCGAGCTGTAATTCCACCGCGTCGTAGGGTGTGAATTGTGCGGGGGCGCGGCAGTAAGATTCCCAAAGGGGCTTACGCCGCGGTTCCCGGTGTCTCGGTCTTTTGTCATCGGCACTGGTGGTGATTCGGTGCGGGTGAATGTATACCCCAAATAATTCGAGTTGCAGGAAGGCGGCAAGAGAGGGAATCCCGATGAGCTTACACAAGTAAGTGATTCGGGTGAGTGAACGCAGCCAACGCACATGCAGCTTGAAGTATGACGGGAATGAATATAGCAGGGCAAGGATGACGGTGGTTCGGTCGTGCCCTGAATGTGAGATTCGTCCTGAGGTAGCCTGTTAATGCAAACGTTAAATCGTCGTAACTTCCCTGGTCGTCAACACCCGGATCGCGTTATCCAGTTTGGTGAAGGCAACTTCTTGCGTGCCTTCGTCGACTGGCAGTTGGATTTGCTGAATGAACACACCGATCTGGATGCGGGTATTGTCGTTGTTCGTCCGATCGATTCTGATTTCCCACCCGCGCTGGACACTCAGGATGGGTTGTACACCACCATTATCCGTGGTCTGAACGAGCAGGGCGAAGCCGTGCGCGAGCCCCGTCTGATCCGTTCGGTAAACCGTGAAATCAACGTGTACCGTCAGTTCGATGAATATCTGGCGCTGGCGCATGATCCAAACATTCGTTTTGTTTTCTCCAATACTACCGAAGCGGGTATCAGCTATCACGCAGACGACCGCCTGAACGACGCGCCGCCTGTTAGCTTCCCGGCGAAATTAACCCGTCTGCTGTATGAGCGTTTCTGTCATTTTGACGGCGCAGCGGATAAAGGCTGGGTGCTGTTACCGTGCGAGCTGATTGATTACAACGGCGTAGCGCTGAAAGAACTGGTGCTGCGCTATGCCGCACAGTGGAAACTGACGCCAACGTTTACCGCCTGGCTGAACGATCACAACACCTTCTGCTCGACGCTGGTAGACCGCATTGTGACGGGTTACCCACGTGCCGAAGTTGAAGCACTAGAGCAGGAAATGGGCTACAAGGATACCTTCTGGGACACGGCAGAACATTTCTACCTGTTCGTGATTCAGGGGCCACAGTGGCTGGCAGAAGAGTTGCGTTTGAACAAGCTGGATCTGAACATTCGTATTGTTGATGACATCAAGCCGTATAAAGAACGTAAAGTGGCGATTCTCAATGGCGCCCACACTGCGCTGGTGCCAGTCGCATTCCTGGCGGGTCTGGATACCGTTGGCGAGTCGATGGATGATGCCCTGATTGGCAAATTCGTAGAAAAGACCATTGCCGAAGAGATTGTGCCGGTATTGGATTTGCCTCATGACGAACTGACCTCGTTTGCTCAGGCCGTGCTAAGCCGCTTCCGTAACCCCTTCATTCAGCATCAGCTGTTGTCTATCTCGCTGAATGGTATGACTAAATTCCGCACCCGCATCCTGCCGCAACTGCTGACTTACCGTGAGCGCCACGGTGAACTGCCTGCTCGTTTGACGTTTGCGCTGGCGGCTTTGATTGCATTCTACCGCGGTGAACGCAGCGGTGAAGGTGATGCGTTACAAACCTACCCGTTGCAGGATGATGCACATTGGCTGGAGCGTTATTCCACGCTGTGGGCAGGCGTAAAAGAGAACACCGTCAGCCTGGCTGAGCTGGTGAATGTTGTGCTGCGCGATGCCGATCACTGGGAACAGGATTTAACGCTGGTTCCTGGTCTGGCTGCGCAGGTGACTGAACAGTTGCAAACCATCGTTGAGCGCGGCATGCGCGCAGCCGTGGAAGGTTATTGCTAATTAGCAAGAAGGGTTATCCATGCAAAGTATTATAAAAATTCATTCTCTGGACAATGTGGCTGTCGCCCTGCGTGATGTTGAGCAAGGCGAAACGGTGTCGGTGGATAGTCATACGGTGACACTTCAGCAACCTGTCGTGCGCGGACATAAGTTCGCGCTGGAAACCATCGCACCGGGAGAAATGATTACCAAGTATGGCCTGCCGATCGGCCATGCGCTGGTGTCTATTGCCCCCGGAGAACATATTCATTCCCAGAATGCGAAAACCAACCTGAGCGATCTGGATGAATATCAATACCAGCCTGAGTTTATCGACCTGCCGCCGCAAATGGGCGATCGGGACGTGCAGCTCTATCGTCGCAAAAATGGCGATGTCGGTATCCGCAATGAGTTGTGGATCCTGCCAACCGTCGGTTGCGTGAACGGGATCGCACGCCAGATTCAGCAGCGTTTCCTGAAAGAAACCAATGACGCGGAAGGTATCGACGGCGTTTATCTGTTTAGTCATACCTTCGGCTGCTCACAGCTCGGTCAGGATCACGAAAATACCCGTACGATGCTGCAAAACATGGTGCGTCACCCGAATGCGGGGGCTGTACTGGTGATCGGTCTGGGCTGTGAGAACAATCAGGTTGATGCATTCCGCACGACGCTGGGCGATTTTGATTCCGATCGCGTAACGTTCATGGTGTGCCAGCAGCAGGACGATGAAGTTGAAGCCGGCCTGGAGCGTCTGCATACGCTGTATGAGGCGATGCGTCATGACAAACGCGAGCCGGGTAAGCTGAGCGAACTGAAATTTGGTCTGGAATGTGGTGGTTCTGATGGGCTGTCTGGGATTACGGCCAACCCGCTGTTAGGCCGTTTCTCCGACTATCTGATCGCCAACGGCGGCACCACCGTGCTGACCGAAGTGCCAGAAATGTTCGGTGCGGAACGTATTCTGATGAGCCGCTGCCGTGATGAAGCGACGTTTGAGAAAACCGTGCACATGGTGAACGATTTCAAACAGTACTTCATCGCGCACGACCAGCCTATTTACGAAAACCCATCGCCGGGTAACAAGGCGGGGGGGATCACCACGCTGGAAGAGAAATCACTGGGCTGTACGCAAAAAGCCGGACAGAGCAAAGTGGTTGACGTACTGAAATATGGTGAGCGCTTACATACTCCGGGGCTCAACCTGCTCAGCGCACCGGGGAATGATGCCGTCGCAACCAGCGCGCTGGCGGGAGCCGGTTGCCATATGGTGCTGTTCAGTACCGGACGTGGAACACCTTACGGCGGCTTCGTACCTACCGTAAAACTGGCGACCAACAGTGAACTGGCGAAGAAGAAACCGCATTGGATCGATTTTGATGCGGGGCGTCTGATCCATGACATGCCGATGGATGAACTGCTGAGCCAGTTTGTCGAGCTGATTGTCGAGATTGCTGATGGCAAGCGTACGAAGAATGAAGTGAACGACTTCCGTGAATTAGCCATATTTAAGAGTGGCGTAACGTTGTAAATTCTATTCATTCCAATTAAAATAAAACGGCGTTTCATTTTTATAATGGCGCCGTTTTTTTTCGCAGCAACTTTTTAGAGGCAGGGATCATGACACAGTATTGGATTGCCCAGTCTGTTGGTGTACTGGCGTTTCTGGTCGGTATCACCATGTTTTTCAACCGTAACGATCAAAAATTCAAAATACAGCTCTCGGCATACAGCGCCGTGATTGGCCTGCATTTCTTCCTGATGGGGGCAAATGCGGCGGGTGCCAGCGCATTGTTGAACTCGGCACGTACGCTAATCTCACTGAAAACACACAACATCCTCGTGATGTTTGTCTTTATCTCACTGACGCTGCTCTTTGGTTTATCGGGCATGCACCATCCTATGGAACTGTTGCCGATAGCAGGCACGGTTGCCAGTACCTGGGCGCTGTTTCGCACCTCTGGGCTGACGACGCGCTGCGTGATGTGGTGCTCAACCGCCTGCTGGGTGGTACACAATATCTGGCTGGGATCGATTGGTGGATCGCTGATCGAAGGGAGTTTCCTGCTGATGAACGGCTTTAACATCATCCGCTTCTGGCGCATGCAGCAGCGCGGCATCGATCCTTTCAGCGTAGAGAAAAAAGCGTAATTTCGAAGGTTTCTCATCATGTTAACGCTGCTCGTTTTAAAGCGAACGGCGTTAAAGGA
The genomic region above belongs to Pectobacterium colocasium and contains:
- a CDS encoding tagaturonate reductase, whose amino-acid sequence is MQTLNRRNFPGRQHPDRVIQFGEGNFLRAFVDWQLDLLNEHTDLDAGIVVVRPIDSDFPPALDTQDGLYTTIIRGLNEQGEAVREPRLIRSVNREINVYRQFDEYLALAHDPNIRFVFSNTTEAGISYHADDRLNDAPPVSFPAKLTRLLYERFCHFDGAADKGWVLLPCELIDYNGVALKELVLRYAAQWKLTPTFTAWLNDHNTFCSTLVDRIVTGYPRAEVEALEQEMGYKDTFWDTAEHFYLFVIQGPQWLAEELRLNKLDLNIRIVDDIKPYKERKVAILNGAHTALVPVAFLAGLDTVGESMDDALIGKFVEKTIAEEIVPVLDLPHDELTSFAQAVLSRFRNPFIQHQLLSISLNGMTKFRTRILPQLLTYRERHGELPARLTFALAALIAFYRGERSGEGDALQTYPLQDDAHWLERYSTLWAGVKENTVSLAELVNVVLRDADHWEQDLTLVPGLAAQVTEQLQTIVERGMRAAVEGYC
- a CDS encoding UxaA family hydrolase, whose amino-acid sequence is MQSIIKIHSLDNVAVALRDVEQGETVSVDSHTVTLQQPVVRGHKFALETIAPGEMITKYGLPIGHALVSIAPGEHIHSQNAKTNLSDLDEYQYQPEFIDLPPQMGDRDVQLYRRKNGDVGIRNELWILPTVGCVNGIARQIQQRFLKETNDAEGIDGVYLFSHTFGCSQLGQDHENTRTMLQNMVRHPNAGAVLVIGLGCENNQVDAFRTTLGDFDSDRVTFMVCQQQDDEVEAGLERLHTLYEAMRHDKREPGKLSELKFGLECGGSDGLSGITANPLLGRFSDYLIANGGTTVLTEVPEMFGAERILMSRCRDEATFEKTVHMVNDFKQYFIAHDQPIYENPSPGNKAGGITTLEEKSLGCTQKAGQSKVVDVLKYGERLHTPGLNLLSAPGNDAVATSALAGAGCHMVLFSTGRGTPYGGFVPTVKLATNSELAKKKPHWIDFDAGRLIHDMPMDELLSQFVELIVEIADGKRTKNEVNDFRELAIFKSGVTL
- a CDS encoding YgjV family protein, whose product is MTQYWIAQSVGVLAFLVGITMFFNRNDQKFKIQLSAYSAVIGLHFFLMGANAAGASALLNSARTLISLKTHNILVMFVFISLTLLFGLSGMHHPMELLPIAGTVASTWALFRTSGLTTRCVMWCSTACWVVHNIWLGSIGGSLIEGSFLLMNGFNIIRFWRMQQRGIDPFSVEKKA